In the Flagellimonas sp. HMM57 genome, one interval contains:
- the trxA gene encoding thioredoxin, with amino-acid sequence MALEITDATFDEVVLKSDKPVVVDFWAAWCGPCRMVGPIIDEVSAEYEGKAVVGKVDVDANQQFAAKYGVRNIPTVLVFKDGEIVNRQVGVSPKKVYTDAIEAAL; translated from the coding sequence ATGGCACTAGAAATAACAGATGCAACTTTTGATGAAGTAGTACTTAAAAGCGACAAGCCTGTCGTTGTAGATTTTTGGGCGGCATGGTGCGGCCCTTGTAGAATGGTAGGCCCGATCATTGACGAGGTCAGTGCTGAATATGAAGGTAAGGCCGTTGTTGGAAAAGTAGATGTAGATGCTAACCAGCAATTTGCAGCTAAATATGGTGTACGTAACATTCCTACGGTACTCGTCTTTAAAGATGGTGAAATCGTAAATCGTCAAGTTGGTGTATCTCCAAAGAAAGTTTA